The Ochotona princeps isolate mOchPri1 chromosome 1, mOchPri1.hap1, whole genome shotgun sequence genome has a segment encoding these proteins:
- the LOC101529022 gene encoding immunoglobulin-binding protein 1-like, with amino-acid sequence MFHLKVPPSPKMAASEEFLPPRLPELFETSRQLLDQVEAATEPTGSQTVQDKVFKGLDLLGKAAEMLTQLDLFSQNEDLEEIASTDLKYLMVPAFQGALTMKQVNPSKRLDHLQRAQEHFINYLTQCQSYHVAEFQLPEIRNNSGENNTANSSMACSNLVAMASERQAKIERYRQKKEVENRLSALKSAVESGQADDDCVREYYLLHIRRWIGISLEEMESIDQEMRILRKKDSSEEASTSNSSLQERPPLKPFILTRNATQAKVFGAGYPSLATMTVNDWYEQHQKYGVLPDQGIAKTPADFQRATQEDDKEQDVEEEDENTLHRARQWDDWKDTHPRGYGNRQNMG; translated from the coding sequence ATGTTCCATCTCAAGGTCCCACCTTCCCCCAAGATGGCAGCATCAGAAGAGTTTCTGCCGCCGCGGCTACCTGAACTGTTTGAAACCAGCAGGCAGCTCCTGGACCAAGTAGAAGCAGCAACCGAACCCACCGGTTCCCAGACGGTCCAGGACAAAGTGTTCAAGGGATTAGATCTCCTTGGGAAAGCTGCTGAAATGTTAACACAGCTTGACTTATTTAGCCAAAATGAAGATTTGGAAGAGATTGCTTCCACCGATCTGAAGTACTTGATGGTGCCAGCGTTTCAAGGAGCCCTCACCATGAAACAAGTGAACCCCAGCAAGCGTCTAGATCATTTGCAACGGGCCCAGGAGCATTTTATAAACTACCTAACTCAATGCCAGTCCTATCATGTGGCAGAGTTTCAGCTGCCCGAAATCAGGAACAACTCAGGTGAAAATAACACTGCTAATTCCTCCATGGCCTGTTCTAACCTTGTTGCTATGGCATCTGAAAGACAGGCTAAAATAGAGAGATACAGGCAGAAGAAGGAGGTGGAAAATAGGTTGTCGGCACTGAAATCTGCTGTGGAAAGTGGTCAAGCAGATGATGATTGTGTTCGTGAATATTACCTCCTACACATTCGGAGGTGGATTGGTATCAGCTTAGAAGAGATGGAGAGCATTGACCAGGAGATGAGAATCCTGAGGAAAAAAGACTCTTCAGAAGAGGCATCAACATCTAACTCATCTCTTCAGGAAAGGCCTCCACTGAAACCCTTTATTCTCACTCGGAATGCAACGCAAGCCAAGGTGTTTGGAGCTGGTTACCCAAGTTTGGCAACCATGACTGTGAATGACTGGTACGAACAGCATCAGAAATATGGAGTATTACCAGATCAAGGAATAGCCAAGACCCCAGCTGACTTCCAAAGAGCAACTCAAGAAGATGACAAAGAGCAAGAcgtggaggaggaggatgagaacACACTTCACAGAGCAAGGCAGTGGGATGACTGGAAGGACACTCATCCCAGAGGGTATGGCAACCGACAGAACATGGGATAG